The following proteins are encoded in a genomic region of Candidatus Leptovillus gracilis:
- a CDS encoding Tad domain-containing protein: protein MNEQEKRSNKKRIGKEEGQSIVLVALMMIGILAFVGIAVDVGLIFARRSQLSKAVDSAVLAAVTEVESLSLLSRADDKSAQFLNSNLPLRSSLATAPSPAPITFVSGAEINELGAYQYSLTATWPVDLYFLSVIGLDNFDVMVSAAAAYFPITDVYASRRVEDGALSTSNQAVFGPKICSANGDPFSPDLPNWTPLSESAKYNGLYSYEYRILIPADYPSDIVRVELFDPDSINKPNNNGSSYRADVSHTQVWIDSGRPAVENLTCSSIQQNPCLINTGEVAQLGLPLDMVNPWWFVRIDENRRPRSDCGAGGAYSAAVNTQTTYELFYYRENISDGTIIKTDLARYTGQTGDGVRDNGGHLTDMHWVSPGAQMIYDQPANVPTTGPGSTAGDYGSFEISISNDLVNILRDPDTGYRYIYLDVTAITGSSENGFEIWAGPPDYVNTISSNVNSRNVQVINNPGSHSSRGVTVFGLGNLPMNSNYTAPVDIPLIYVPAEYAGQEISVSLFDSDSGAQPPVVFFFDSVSEADWSLTFSATSNPTQDPDHDPVNYPTNGRCRIGACQNVWIDPPYKIMVPTYDPALCSASPTNKAVCTPFFGGRLVARYKGGQDDTYGWQIRLKGLPYLIR, encoded by the coding sequence ATGAATGAGCAAGAAAAACGCAGTAACAAAAAACGGATTGGTAAAGAGGAAGGACAAAGCATCGTCCTGGTCGCCCTGATGATGATTGGTATTTTGGCCTTTGTGGGCATCGCCGTGGACGTGGGTCTGATTTTTGCCCGGCGGTCACAGTTGAGCAAAGCGGTAGATTCGGCCGTGTTAGCGGCCGTTACCGAAGTGGAATCGTTAAGCTTGCTTAGCCGGGCCGACGATAAATCCGCCCAATTCCTGAATTCCAACCTGCCCCTGAGGAGTTCATTGGCCACCGCCCCGTCCCCGGCGCCTATCACTTTTGTCAGCGGCGCCGAAATCAATGAACTGGGGGCGTACCAATACTCTCTGACGGCAACCTGGCCGGTTGACCTTTATTTCCTCTCGGTCATTGGCCTGGATAACTTCGATGTGATGGTGTCGGCTGCGGCCGCTTATTTTCCTATCACCGATGTCTATGCCAGCCGCCGCGTTGAAGATGGCGCTCTTTCTACGTCGAATCAGGCTGTGTTTGGGCCGAAGATTTGCAGCGCCAATGGCGACCCGTTTTCACCTGATCTGCCCAACTGGACGCCGCTCAGTGAATCGGCCAAGTACAATGGTCTCTATTCTTACGAATACCGCATTCTCATCCCCGCCGATTACCCCAGTGATATTGTGCGGGTCGAGTTGTTCGATCCCGATTCCATCAATAAGCCCAACAACAATGGCAGCAGCTACCGCGCCGATGTGTCCCATACACAAGTATGGATAGATTCAGGAAGACCGGCCGTCGAAAATCTGACTTGTAGCAGTATTCAACAAAACCCCTGTCTGATTAACACAGGCGAAGTCGCTCAATTGGGGCTGCCCCTGGACATGGTCAACCCCTGGTGGTTTGTCCGCATTGATGAAAATCGTCGGCCCCGTTCTGACTGCGGCGCCGGCGGTGCTTACTCTGCCGCGGTGAACACCCAAACCACTTACGAACTGTTTTATTACCGGGAAAACATCTCCGATGGAACGATTATCAAAACCGATCTGGCGCGTTACACCGGTCAGACCGGGGATGGGGTTCGGGACAATGGCGGACACCTGACCGACATGCACTGGGTATCTCCTGGCGCGCAGATGATTTATGATCAACCGGCCAACGTGCCCACAACTGGTCCTGGTTCGACGGCTGGTGATTATGGCAGTTTTGAGATCAGCATCAGCAACGATCTCGTCAACATTTTGCGCGACCCAGACACAGGCTACCGCTATATTTACCTGGACGTCACAGCCATCACCGGTTCCTCGGAAAACGGGTTCGAGATTTGGGCCGGCCCTCCCGACTATGTTAATACCATTTCTAGCAATGTGAACTCGCGCAATGTGCAGGTTATTAACAATCCTGGCTCACATAGCTCCAGAGGGGTGACAGTATTTGGGTTAGGCAATTTGCCCATGAACTCCAACTATACGGCGCCGGTGGATATTCCATTGATTTACGTGCCGGCGGAATATGCCGGGCAGGAGATCAGCGTCAGCCTGTTCGATTCAGATTCGGGCGCACAGCCGCCGGTGGTCTTCTTCTTTGACTCTGTCTCTGAGGCGGATTGGAGCCTGACTTTTTCGGCCACCAGCAATCCAACCCAAGACCCGGACCATGACCCGGTGAATTATCCGACCAACGGCCGTTGCCGCATTGGCGCCTGCCAGAATGTGTGGATAGACCCACCTTACAAAATTATGGTGCCTACCTACGACCCGGCGCTGTGCAGCGCCAGCCCGACGAACAAAGCAGTGTGTACGCCATTTTTTGGCGGTCGGCTGGTAGCCCGCTACAAAGGCGGCCAGGACGACACCTACGGCTGGCAAATTCGTCTCAAAGGTTTGCCCTATCTCATCCGTTAA
- a CDS encoding DNRLRE domain-containing protein has product MDNHCKSKSNQKSSGRNRDRGQGLTEYAILLSLAGLVVFAIITLLGPQIQGVFSRLVRQAPVGPPSLISYTPPPTATPTNGPGTYTATPTITQTPTQTNTPTVTNTPTQTPTSTNTPTSTATGTATNTPTNTVTNTPTNTPTNTPTSTATNTPTSTPTSTATNTPTSTSTPTSTPTAAPVTIEITGNATNDGYIRATNNTNTTGGPVTNNSTDIRVGDDSSNRQFKGILSFDMSGIPAGATIISAQLSVTRRGTSGTPYSLGSIRVDVAPLAGFFDNLALQAEDFQAAAAVTNVCTLSAANSNNAAATCTLVSGGIGAINNTGAGHTQLRLYFSTASDSDNGNDYINFYPTETGTASRRPKLTIVYQP; this is encoded by the coding sequence ATGGATAATCATTGCAAGTCCAAATCAAACCAGAAGTCGTCAGGACGAAATAGGGATCGTGGGCAGGGTCTGACTGAGTACGCGATACTGCTCTCACTGGCCGGTCTGGTCGTTTTTGCTATCATCACCCTGTTGGGGCCACAAATTCAGGGCGTGTTTTCGCGGTTGGTGCGCCAGGCGCCGGTGGGACCACCGTCGCTCATCTCTTACACCCCGCCACCCACCGCCACGCCAACCAACGGGCCGGGCACATATACGGCCACGCCCACCATCACCCAAACTCCCACCCAAACCAACACGCCAACCGTTACGAACACACCGACGCAAACGCCCACATCCACCAACACACCGACAAGCACGGCGACGGGCACGGCCACAAACACGCCAACCAATACGGTTACCAATACACCAACGAACACGCCCACGAACACGCCAACTAGCACAGCGACCAACACGCCGACCAGCACGCCGACCAGCACAGCGACAAATACCCCCACGAGTACGTCAACACCCACCAGCACGCCCACGGCCGCGCCGGTAACAATCGAAATCACAGGCAATGCCACCAATGATGGGTATATAAGAGCGACAAATAACACCAACACGACCGGCGGCCCAGTTACCAATAACAGCACCGATATACGGGTGGGTGATGACAGCAGCAATCGGCAGTTCAAAGGTATTTTGAGCTTTGATATGTCGGGTATTCCCGCCGGAGCGACCATTATAAGCGCGCAGTTAAGCGTCACCCGTAGGGGCACCAGTGGCACGCCGTATAGTTTGGGCAGCATACGGGTAGATGTGGCCCCTCTTGCCGGCTTTTTCGACAATCTAGCGCTGCAAGCAGAGGATTTCCAGGCAGCGGCCGCAGTAACCAACGTGTGTACCCTGTCAGCGGCGAATAGTAATAACGCGGCGGCAACCTGCACATTGGTCAGTGGCGGCATAGGCGCAATTAACAACACGGGCGCCGGGCATACACAACTCCGCCTTTATTTCTCAACTGCCTCAGACAGTGATAATGGCAATGATTACATTAACTTTTACCCGACCGAAACTGGTACTGCCTCGCGACGGCCGAAATTAACCATTGTGTATCAACCGTAA
- a CDS encoding pilus assembly protein, with amino-acid sequence MNKQSHHPSTFSKRGQSLVELALVLPILLVLIAGTVEVSNLLITKNRIETAARAAARFASDGGVDVHIIALNSVTQTLDLSEGVWDIFTIRGRINNQGTAFDNASWEVVHFGLGQTRVYTDVLARIEASCTTDCLKAEMIAELQGNRQGVQSQALAAGLEVVGVYVIHDIDSILGLNALPGLAGINSVQGFGVMRRASLTNIDQTNGCTAVFPLAVSNGIRSITQAEYTTAFNNMTYPVPKPTYASFTQHRPNIALSDATEGTVFLYDMDPLQLVFPKWNSGIASGNTTLSNSLVWPGNIANYTNYNDPGVPIPGIGHVVRGFVEVGDPTDRAIHIADRVAVNGDISNLNGITTPLQNHITNRRTLRLLVLNNTAEQYIGGVPFYQVDGFAIYRIRGYSLTENWLLLEFIRWDRSCGQS; translated from the coding sequence ATGAACAAACAATCTCACCACCCCTCAACCTTTAGCAAAAGAGGACAAAGCCTGGTGGAACTGGCTCTGGTCCTACCCATCCTGCTGGTGCTGATCGCCGGCACAGTCGAGGTGAGCAATTTATTGATCACCAAAAACCGCATCGAAACGGCCGCGCGCGCCGCCGCCCGTTTCGCCTCCGATGGTGGCGTGGACGTGCATATCATCGCCCTCAACTCGGTCACCCAAACCCTGGACCTCAGCGAAGGGGTGTGGGACATCTTCACCATTCGCGGCCGTATCAACAACCAGGGGACTGCCTTCGACAACGCCAGTTGGGAAGTGGTGCATTTTGGCCTGGGGCAAACACGAGTCTACACCGATGTCTTGGCCCGGATAGAGGCTTCTTGCACCACCGACTGCCTGAAAGCCGAGATGATCGCCGAACTGCAAGGCAACCGGCAGGGAGTGCAATCTCAGGCCCTGGCCGCCGGGCTAGAAGTTGTCGGCGTCTACGTCATTCACGACATTGACTCCATTCTCGGCCTCAACGCCTTGCCCGGACTGGCGGGCATCAATTCCGTGCAGGGCTTCGGCGTTATGCGCCGCGCCAGCCTGACCAACATAGATCAGACCAATGGCTGCACGGCCGTTTTCCCCCTGGCCGTCAGCAATGGCATCCGCTCGATCACGCAGGCAGAATATACCACTGCCTTCAACAACATGACGTACCCCGTCCCCAAACCCACTTACGCCAGCTTCACCCAACATCGTCCCAACATCGCCCTGTCCGACGCTACCGAAGGGACCGTCTTCTTGTACGACATGGACCCGCTGCAGCTTGTCTTTCCTAAATGGAACAGCGGCATCGCCTCTGGCAACACCACCCTGAGCAACAGCCTGGTCTGGCCGGGCAACATAGCCAATTACACCAATTACAACGACCCCGGCGTGCCCATTCCCGGCATCGGCCATGTCGTGCGCGGTTTCGTGGAAGTGGGCGATCCCACAGATAGAGCCATCCACATTGCTGACCGCGTGGCGGTAAACGGCGATATCAGCAACTTAAATGGCATTACCACCCCCTTACAAAATCACATCACCAACCGTCGGACGCTGCGCCTGCTGGTGCTGAACAATACGGCGGAACAATATATCGGCGGCGTACCCTTTTACCAGGTGGATGGCTTTGCTATCTACCGGATCAGAGGCTACAGCCTGACCGAAAACTGGCTGCTGTTGGAGTTTATCCGCTGGGATCGATCTTGTGGTCAATCGTAG